A single window of Aspergillus puulaauensis MK2 DNA, chromosome 5, nearly complete sequence DNA harbors:
- a CDS encoding glycosyltransferase family 1 protein (CAZy:GT1;~COG:S;~EggNog:ENOG410PN1E;~InterPro:IPR002213;~go_function: GO:0008194 - UDP-glycosyltransferase activity [Evidence IEA]) — MATQTVLFLTNKELGQATAVLTVAHEFLIRQSYTVHIASFPQLENAVSQLNSQAAALTQSASTTAAIFHSLPGRCMVDAATSSMPLSDSFAAHQIGFFGALDSYSKLFEFMAPWTGDEYIAVYQRCVEIITQVQPSIVVVEPLLAQAIDACRQLGCKYAVLSPNTAKDHVLQPMLGNLWKYPILSSGYPFPVPWKYILPNALLALNAAIKMVRSPAIKTINDRRHAEGIEGPYPVMAASEGNPIPLLLASHAEIDFPCFVPSYITRCGPILRPYRPISEESPEIAKWLSQRPTILVNFGSNVCFNSEQARNFAHGVRRLLDARPDVQVLWKLKVDRDNGDADWVPMALKSIFTEVTAGRVRVEEWLPVEPICILQSGHICCMVHHGGANSYNEAIRAGVPQIVIPVWYDTYEYAARVEYLGVGIWGSKKTAPAINGPELGDAFLRVLDSEESSTMQEKAKAIASKLGPVEGRVVACEKLIELMQG; from the exons ATGGCGACCCAGACAGTGTTATTCTTGACCAACAAAGAGCTAGGACAGGCTACGGCAGTTCTAACTGTTGCCCATGAGTTCCTCATCCGACAGTCATACACAGTTCATATCGCCTCATTTCCGCAACTAGAAAATGCCGTATCCCAGCTGAATTCCCAAGCTGCTGCTCTAACACAGTCCGCATCCACCACAGCAGCAATCTTCCACTCTCTCCCAGGCCGGTGCATGGTCGACGCTGCAACGTCATCAATGCCACTCAGTGACTCTTTTGCCGCTCACCAGATCGGGTTCTTTGGCGCTCTTGATTCGTATTCGAAATTGTTTGAGTTCATGGCACCTTGGACTGGTGATGAATACATCGCAGTTTACCAGAGATGTGTTGAGATCATCACGCAAGTGCAGCCATCGATTGTCGTTGTGGAACCGCTTCTCGCCCAGGCCATCGATGCGTGTCGCCAACTCGGTTGCAAGTACGCGGTGTTGAGTCCCAATACTGCCAAGGACCACGTTCTACAGCCCATGCTAGGCAATCTTTGGAAATACCCAAT TCTCAGTTCTGGATACCCATTCCCAGTCCCCTGGAAATACATCTTACCGAATGCCCTTCTCGCTCTCAATGCGGCAATCAAAATGGTGAGGTCACCCGCTATCAAGACAATCAATGATCGTCGTCACGCCGAAGGCATTGAGGGACCCTACCCAGTCATGGCAGCCAGTGAAGGAAACCCAATCCCACTGCTGTTGGCTTCCCACGCGGAAATCGATTTCCCGTGCTTTGTTCCAAGCTACATTACACGTTGCGGTCCAATCCTGCGTCCCTATCGCCCTATCAGTGAAGAAAGCCCGGAAATAGCTAAATGGCTATCCCAGAGACCTACGATTCTGGTGAATTTCGGATCCAATGTGTGCTTCAATAGCGAGCAGGCGAGGAATTTCGCCCACGGAGTACGCAGGCTGCTGGATGCTAGGCCGGACGTTCAGGTGCTTTGGAAGCTGAAAGTTGACCGTGATAACGGGGATGCAGATTGGGTACCTATGGCTCTGAAGAGTATATTCACTGAAGTGACTGCTGGGCGTGTTCGTGTGGAGGAATGGCTGCCTGTCGAGCCGATTTGTATTCTCCAGAGCGGACATATATGCTGCATGGTTCACCATGGAGGGGCAAACTCATACAACGAAGCTATTCG GGCTGGTGTACCACAGATCGTGATCCCTGTGTGGTACGACACATACGAATACGCAGCGCGCGTTGAGTACTTGGGTGTGGGAATTTGGGGAAGCAAAAAGACTGCACCTGCGATCAATGGACCCGAACTAGGTGATGCATTCCTCCGTGTCCTGGATAGTGAGGAGTCATCCACCATGCAAGAGAAAGCGAAGGCGATTGCGTCAAAGCTCGGGCCTGTGGAAGGACGAGTCGTGGCGTGCGAGAAGCTCATTGAATTGATGCAAGGATAA
- a CDS encoding NAD(P)-dependent oxidoreductase (COG:I;~EggNog:ENOG410PJF0;~InterPro:IPR029154,IPR015815,IPR036291,IPR006115, IPR008927,IPR013328;~PFAM:PF03807,PF03446,PF14833;~go_function: GO:0016491 - oxidoreductase activity [Evidence IEA];~go_function: GO:0050661 - NADP binding [Evidence IEA];~go_function: GO:0051287 - NAD binding [Evidence IEA];~go_process: GO:0055114 - oxidation-reduction process [Evidence IEA]), whose protein sequence is MASETVAWIGLGNIGRGMSRNIALKGPQQSPLILYNRTTSKAEAFAASLTSEKPQSAIAASSLPAAVKDASITFICVGDDAALDQIINTITSDASLTIKDKIIVDCSTVHPDTSRRTHSTLASHGATFIACPVFGAPNAADAGQMVVVPAGSPDAINRIQPFLVGVTSKAVLDLGPESANDVGRASLMKVLGNTFILNTVETLAEGLVAAEKSGLGTVAYKQWVSTMFPGPFAKYAERMTSGDYFKREEPLFAVDLARKDLRHAANLAGGAGLTLPSVKVTDDYLKVVKEEKGEKGDIAGVYGAIRKGAGLPFDNQ, encoded by the exons ATGGCCTCGGAAACAGTGGCCTGGATTGGCCTTGGGAACATCGGCCGG GGAATGAGCCGAAACATTGCCCTGAAAGGTCCCCAGCAATCACCTCTGATCCTATACAACAGGACAACCTCCAAGGCAGAGGCTTTCGCAGCGTCTCTCACCTCCGAGAAACCCCAATCTGCCATCGCTGCGTCATCGCTCCCCGCAGCCGTCAAGGACGCCtccatcaccttcatctGCGTTGGCGACGATGCAGCTCTCGACCAGATCATCAACACCATTACCTCGGACGCTAGTCTCACTATCAAAGACAAAATCATTGTCGACTGCTCAACCGTTCACCCAGACACATCTAGACGCACACATTCCACCCTCGCCTCCCACGGCGCAACCTTCATCGCCTGCCCTGTCTTCGGTGCACCCAATGCCGCAGATGCAGGCCAAATGGTCGTTGTACCTGCCGGCTCTCCAGACGCCATAAACCGCATCCAGCCGTTCCTTGTAGGCGTAACCTCAAAGGCCGTATTAGATCTCGGCCCCGAGAGCGCCAACGATGTAGGCCGGGCTTCTCTAATGAAAGTCCTCGGCAACACATTCATCCTCAACACAGTCGAAACACTCGCCGAGGGCTTGGTAGCGGCTGAAAAATCAGGGCTGGGCACCGTTGCTTACAAGCAGTGGGTGTCTACGATGTTCCCCGGCCCGTTTGCGAAGTATGCAGAGCGCATGACGAGCGGGGACTACTTTAAGCGCGAAGAGCCGCTTTTCGCGGTTGATTTGGCGAGGAAGGATTTGAGGCATGCGGCGAATCTGGCGGGGGGCGCGGGATTGACGCTGCCCAGTGTGAAGGTGACGGATGATTATTTGAAGGTtgtgaaggaggagaagggcgagaaggggGACATTGCGGGTGTGTATGGGGCGATTAGGAAGGGGGCTGGGTTGCCGTTTGATAATCAGTGA
- a CDS encoding uncharacterized protein (COG:S;~EggNog:ENOG410PWQR), with protein MIMPSSSFLFDSPIPPQLDLVGAPSPLFQVPPTPSASSALYHSISVSQRKRCRPELDRGRVNVLQTPPHRPPPPVNDFFADLDESYDHEDHDFHRPSRYCDYPQTPLDASLTDTGKEPDDFRRKRCRREDPSLVIAASPSGIDEKAMAPEQMPTEARPVRWSRAVLNVVGKVWDFCWSGPFRGFYAGGGRGYPLDPPHPPPGETQQTYTPTSYPPRPSSSSALPPATEKSIVSVPGEYPLETREDALHGSWVMVSPSEVAGSYNSPSTRPRSRKCHVPRNRVVHRRTPSKRSLAPHPSPTFSAPAKPHESPVSVETQRYLAKQRRMEREEDASLRRLNSQLQAMIQEGKQALGTRVEIDDMDMED; from the coding sequence ATGATAATGCCGTCTTCGTCTTTCCTCTTCGACTCACCTATCCCTCCACAgcttgatctcgtcggcgcCCCGTCTCCTCTCTTCCAGGTTCCACCAACGCCTTCAGCTTCGTCCGCTCTATATCACTCAATATCCGTTTCCCAGCGCAAAAGATGCCGCCCAGAGTTGGATCGCGGTCGAGTGAATGTGCTCCAAACGCCGCCTCATCGTCCGCCACCACCAGTGAACGACTTCTTCGCCGACCTCGACGAGTCCTATGATCACGAGGACCATGATTTTCACCGACCCAGTCGCTATTGCGACTACCCACAAACTCCTCTTGACGCAAGCCTTACAGACACCGGCAAGGAACCTGATGACTTTCGTCGGAAACGTTGTCGTCGAGAGGACCCTTCCCTAGTCATTGCTGCATCACCCTCGGGTATAGACGAAAAGGCTATGGCACCTGAGCAAATGCCGACCGAAGCTAGGCCGGTGCGCTGGAGCCGCGCTGTCCTGAACGTGGTGGGGAAAGTCTGGGATTTCTGCTGGTCTGGGCCTTTTCGCGGATTCtatgctggtggtggtcgaggGTATCCGCTTGACCCtccacaccctcctcctgGAGAAACTCAACAAACCTACACACCCACATCCTATCCTCCCCGgccttcatcctcatcggcaCTTCCTCCAGCCACTGAGAAAAGCATAGTCTCCGTACCGGGCGAGTATCCGCTCGAGACCAGAGAGGACGCACTCCACGGGAGCTGGGTCATGGTTTCCCCAAGCGAAGTTGCCGGGAGTTATAACAGCCCTTCTACTCGGCCCCGTTCGCGAAAATGCCATGTGCCTCGTAATCGTGTGGTCCATCGCCGGACGCCATCTAAACGATCACTTGCACCCCATCCTAGCCCGACTTTTTCGGCTCCTGCAAAGCCGCACGAAAGCCCAGTCTCGGTGGAAACACAGCGTTACCTTGCAAAACAACGGCGAATGGAACGCGAAGAGGACGCCAGCTTGCGCCGCTTAAATAGTCAGTTACAAGCCATGATCCAGGAAGGAAAGCAGGCGCTTGGGACTCGCGTGGAGATCGAcgacatggacatggaagATTGA
- a CDS encoding CoA-binding protein (COG:S;~EggNog:ENOG410PPR9;~InterPro:IPR036291,IPR003781;~PFAM:PF13380) — translation MEAVKRFFSSPRFAVAGASNDSHKFGYKLLAWYHQHSLPVTPLNPRSPSIQLSPAHSYDTVASPRLLSSPSQTSLSVVTPPAVTLPLLQEAHSVGIPAVWLQPGTFDNAVLDFARSHFEAVIAGDGGRGSEGWCVLVDGEEGLEAAGVNWTSQRL, via the exons ATGGAGGCAGTcaagcgcttcttctcgtctcCGCGATTCGCCGTCGCTGGAGCTAGCAATGACTCTCACAAGTTTGGCTACAAAC TTCTCGCCTGGTACCATCAACACTCACTGCCAGTGACTCCTCTGAATCCGCGGTCTCCAAGTATTCAGTTGTCGCCTGCGCATTCCTACGATACCGTCGCATCCCCGCGGCTACTGTCCTCCCCGTCACAGACTTCGTTATCCGTGGTGACTCCCCCGGCAGTTACTCTTCCTCTACTCCAGGAGGCTCACTCGGTGGGCATCCCAGCTGTCTGGTTGCAGCCAGGAACCTTTGACAATGCGGTGTTGGACTTTGCACGGTCGCACTTTGAAGCGGTCATagccggcgatggaggcCGCGGATCGGAGGGATGGTGTGTGCtagtggatggagaagagggattAGAGGCCGCTGGCGTAAACTGGACAAGCCAGAGATTGTAA
- a CDS encoding Rad4 family protein (COG:L;~EggNog:ENOG410PG1K;~InterPro:IPR036985,IPR038765,IPR018328,IPR018325, IPR018326,IPR018327,IPR042488,IPR004583;~PFAM:PF10404,PF03835,PF10403,PF10405;~go_component: GO:0005634 - nucleus [Evidence IEA];~go_function: GO:0003677 - DNA binding [Evidence IEA];~go_function: GO:0003684 - damaged DNA binding [Evidence IEA];~go_process: GO:0006289 - nucleotide-excision repair [Evidence IEA]) encodes MPPFIPSKRQSSEDPPPAQRHAAAATTTASSESITPNSDSSLTPVPTDVDNAITEENKEDLSDSDDADSDEVDWEDAIHSAAPATSFVSPQENLELTLDRNEVHLEDILQGQKAPSKIERQIRILIHRLHVQCLFAHNVVRNDWANDSKCHETLRQKLPPAIQKEVQKWRRASGLEPPEPPKEPPLKKGKKGKQNKRKASSQQRDWGDDSSRQEPRQPDLSNGDPIIHLMRILAAYWKSKFKITAPGLRKHGYRPMAQLQTQIASFHHDEHDPELYGERISNVEGFRQAAERMEGSRDLGAQLFTTLLRALSIEARLVASLQPLGFGWTKAESYTASKSNGKPQDTPKAESNGGGFLDSDSDDEDDEDAQSSSRNRKSIQRPDNDLLFPIYWTEVASPITHQIISVDPLVLPNAVAATQELQAAWEPRGAKAEKAKQVICYVIAFSADRTAKEVTTRYLRRRTWPGKTKGFRLGKKGPDDDPLDWFRCLLRNYERSYKDRTAVDDIEDAKDLAPNRPTKAKPKNETVDTLQSLRTSTEFVLERFLRREEALRPGAQAVRTFTPGGKNKAKGKGTATAAENPKAENVYRRSDVVKCQTAESWHKEGREPRASAIPLKRVPIRAVTLLRKREVDEQARRTGQKPLQGLYSFEQTQEIIPPPIVDGMIPKNDYGNIDCFVPRMVPRGAVHIPFPGTARICKKLGIDYAEAVTGFEFGSQMAVPVIEGVVVAAENKDLVKDAWRADNEEKRRKEQRKAEAKILQTWRKFLFGMRIAERVREEYAEDEDGHLPDAYNPFASRRTAAQASTSAGPGTPGHPAGFIDEEEAADRGGGFLLGGDDDADDGDLIVEERQPPLRRVPNISIEESPASGDELSEEEEEEEYVEEAPPPPQKRRRTRNTKGT; translated from the coding sequence ATGCCCCCTTTCATTCCCTCTAAACGCCAGTCCTCTGAGGATCCTCCCCCTGCTCAACGCCATGCCGCTGCCGCGACCACGACCGCCTCGAGCGAATCTATAACACCGAACTCCGACTCTTCCCTAACCCCCGTCCCCACCGATGTTGACAATGCCATAACtgaagaaaacaaggagGACTTATCTGACTCCGATGATGCCGACTCAGATGAGGTCGATTGGGAAGACGCGATCCATTCCGCCGCCCCCGCCACAAGTTTTGTCTCCCCCCAGGAAAACCTGGAGTTGACCCTAGATCGGAATGAGGTGCATCTAGAGGACATCCTGCAAGGTCAAAAAGCACCGTCGAAGATTGAACGCCAAATCCGAATTCTAATCCACCGCCTCCATGTGCAGTGTCTATTTGCCCATAACGTAGTACGCAACGACTGGGCTAACGACTCGAAATGCCATGAAACCCTTCGACAGAAACTTCCACCTGCTATTCAAAAGGAAGTGCAGAAATGGCGTCGGGCATCTGGGCTCGAGCCGCCAGAGCCGCCAAAAGAGCCGCCTTTGaaaaaggggaagaaggggaagcaGAATAAACGCAAGGCATCGTCGCAACAACGCGATTGGGGAGATGACTCGTCGCGGCAAGAACCCAGACAGCCTGATTTGAGCAATGGCGATCCCATAATCCATTTGATGCGTATTCTTGCTGCATACTGGAAGAGCAAGTTCAAAATCACCGCACCGGGGCTCCGAAAACATGGCTACCGGCCCATGGCTCAATTACAGACGCAAATAGCCTCATTCCACCATGATGAGCACGATCCGGAATTGTACGGGGAGCGGATTTCCAACGTTGAAGGGTTCCGGCAGGCTGCTGAGCGTATGGAAGGCTCTCGCGATCTTGGTGCACAACTCTTTACTACACTACTTCGCGCGCTTTCGATTGAAGCTCGACTTGTCGCTAGTCTACAACCGTTGGGATTCGGATGGACCAAAGCGGAATCCTACACTGCTTCGAAGTCAAATGGAAAGCCTCAAGACACGCCAAAGGCAGAATCAAACGGTGGTGGGTTTTTAGATAGTGacagcgatgatgaggacgacgaagatgccCAATCCTCCTCGCGCAACCGCAAATCTATACAACGGCCCGACAACGATCTCCTGTTTCCCATCTACTGGACCGAAGTAGCATCTCCAATTACGCACCAAATTATCTCCGTCGACCCACTGGTACTTCCCAATGCGGTGGCAGCTACCCAAGAGCTCCAAGCTGCCTGGGAACCGCGCGGCGCCAAAGCTGAGAAGGCCAAGCAGGTAATATGCTACGTCATTGCCTTCTCAGCTGATAGAACTGCCAAAGAGGTCACCACTAGATATCTTCGCCGACGAACTTGGCCTGGGAAGACCAAGGGTTTCCGGCTGGGAAAGAAAGGACCCGATGACGATCCCTTGGACTGGTTTCGCTGTCTTCTTCGCAACTACGAACGTTCATACAAGGATCGCACCGCCGTTGATGATATAGAAGATGCCAAAGATCTAGCTCCCAATCGACCGACAAAAGCTAAACCAAAAAACGAGACCGTTGATACTCTACAGAGTCTTCGCACATCCACCGAGTTCGTACTAGAAcgcttcctccgccgcgaAGAAGCCCTCCGACCAGGGGCCCAGGCTGTCCGCACGTTCACCCCAGGTGGGAAGAACAAGGCTAAGGGTAAGGGCACCGCAACCGCAGCTGAGAACCCCAAAGCCGAAAACGTGTACCGTCGCTCCGATGTAGTCAAATGCCAAACCGCTGAGAGTTGGCACAAAGAAGGCCGCGAGCCGCGAGCTTCCGCAATACCTCTCAAGCGTGTCCCCATTCGTGCCGTGACTCTACTCCGCAAGCGCGAAGTCGACGAACAAGCCCGGAGAACAGGCCAAAAGCCCCTTCAGGGTCTCTACTCCTTCGAACAGACCCAGGAAATAATCCCTCCACCCATTGTTGACGGGATGATCCCCAAAAACGACTACGGCAACATCGACTGCTTTGTGCCGCGCATGGTCCCCAGAGGCGCAGTGCACATTCCATTCCCAGGAACCGCCCGAATCTGCAAAAAGCTCGGGATCGACTACGCCGAAGCAGTCACAGGGTTCGAATTCGGCTCTCAAATGGCCGTCCCCGTTATCGAGGGCGTCGTCGTAGCAGCCGAGAATAAAGATCTCGTAAAGGATGCGTGGCGCGCAGATAACGAGGAGAAACGTCGCAAGGAGCAACGAAAAGCTGAAGCAAAGATCTTGCAAACATGGCGCAAGTTCTTGTTTGGTATGCGCATTGCCGAGCGTGTGAGGGAGGAGTatgctgaagatgaggatggccACTTGCCTGACGCTTATAATCCATTTGCGAGCCGGAGGACAGCAGCACAAGCGTCGACATCGGCGGGGCCAGGGACCCCAGGGCATCCGGCGGGATTCatagatgaagaagaggctgcTGATCGTGGCGGCGGATTCCTTCTTGgtggggatgatgatgctgaCGATGGAGACTTGATTGTGGAAGAAAGACAGCCTCCGCTCCGACGGGTTCCGAACATTTCTATAGAAGAATCGCCTGCCTCTGGTGACGAATtgtcggaggaggaagaggaggaagaataTGTTGAAGAGGCACCCCCTCCCCCGCAAAAGCGCAGGCGCACTCGGAATACAAAGGGCACGTAA